A window of Desulfobulbus oralis genomic DNA:
CCCGGCATCGACCCGGACACCGGGCGAGGTTATGGGGCGGCAGAGCAAAATTTTGTGCTCTATGTGGTGGAAGTGGCGGTTGAACCGGCCACAGGCCAAACCACGGTGCTCGCGGCGCACATGGTAGCGGATGCGGGCCGGATCGCTGCCCCACAGAGCGTGCGGGGCCAGGCTTTTGGCGGCTTTGCCCAGTCTTTGGGCTTTGCCCTGACTGTGCGGGGTTGCGACGGGCCGGGCCAGCTTGGCCCGCTGGACGCGGGCATTCCGCAGTGCCGTGACGTGCCGGACATTATGAATCTCGATTTTGTCGAAAGCCCGCGCGGCAATGGGCCGTTCGGATCAACCGGCTGTGCCGAGGGCTTCCAGAGCGCGGGTTGCGTGGCGATTCTGAACGCCATTGCCGATGCAGTGGGCCTGCGCATCACCGCCTTGCCAGCCACACCTGCCAAAGTGAAGGCGGCGCTGGAAAAGCAGGCCGGGGGCGAGGAGCAGGCGCCGTGGAACCTGGCATCCGAGCTGTATGCGCATCTGGCGCGCCTCAGGAAAAAAAGCGGCGTATGAAGCGGGGCTGTTGCTGTTCGTTCCCGCAAAAGCCGGCTTTTGGCCGACAGAGGCGCCAGACAGTTAGCCCCGCCCCAAGGCTTTCAGCCAGAGCGTATCGTTCGCAGCGGCTGCCAGTGCCAGCCCCGGCGGGAGCCCCTCGCTTTCCGGCAGCATGACGAGCCCGGCAGGATCCGAACTGTTTCGAACCAGCAGCAGATCGGCCAGACCCGCACGGAGCAGCAGCGGGGGTGTCGTGAAATCCAGCCGTCGCAGGGCGGGCGTGCAGCCCTGGCGTCTTGCCAGCAGGGCGAGCACGGGGTTGCAGCGCAGACTTTCGAGCGCCACATTCGGGCCCTCTGCTGCAATCCCAATGGTCAGCGTGCCCGAAAGCCTGACCCGGTCCAGCGCGGACACCTCCGGCAGGCCGCCGCTGAACAGTTGTCGTGTGGTGGCCGTACCGGGCTCCAGCAGGACCTGTTCCGGGCTGCCGACATCCAGAATGCGGCCTCGTTCCATGACCACAATGCTGTCCGCAATGCTCCGGGCAAAGGCGGTCTGATGGGTGACCACAACCATCGTCTGCCCCTGTTCCCGAATCTGCCGAATCAGGCCCAGCACCTCGCGCACACAGGAGGGGTCGAGGGCAGAGGTCGGTTCATCAAACAGCATGAGCCGGGGTGAAAGCGCCAGTGCCCGTGCGATCGCACCACGCTGACGCTCGCCGCCGGAAAGCTGACCCGGATGCCGAGCGGCCTTGTCTTCGAGGCCGATGGCACGCAGAAGCCCCATGGCCTCGGCCTCGGCCTGCCGGCGCGGCACGCCGTGCACCAGCCGGGGCGCAATGGTGATGTTGTCCAGAAGCGAAAGGTGCCGGTAGAGCTGCTCGCCCTGAAAGACCATGCCCACCTCGCCCCGGCCGCAGCCTCTGCGGCCCGGCCCATTGCGCAGTTGGCCGTCCAGCCGGACTGTGCCGCCGTCAACGGGGTCAAGCCCGGAAATCGCCCGAAGCAGCGTGGTCTTGCCGCAGCCGCTGGGGCCGCAGATCACCAGGCACTGTCCCTCCGCCAGTGTGAAGGAGAGGTGGTCAAGCACGAGCCTGCCCTGCCGCCTGGCCACCAGTCCAGCCACCGCAAGCAGTGGTGCGGGCGCTGCCCCAGCTTTGGTCATGCGCTCTCCTCACTCGGCCCAGATGGGGAGTGGCGGCGCAGGCGGCAGCGGATACCTGCCCTTTTCGCCGAACCACTTGTCGTAGATTTTCTGATAGCTGCCATCGATCAACATGGTACGCAGCGCAGCGTTGACCCGGTCGCGCCAGGCAGACTGGTTCTGCGGCACGCCAATGCCGTAATAGGTGGGGCTGTAGACCTCGCCCACCGGCTCGTAGGCCGGATCGCCGCCGGACACGCCCGCCAGAATGATGGTGTCGTTGGTGTAGCCATCCACCTTGCCCGCCTTCAGGGCCAGAAAGCATTCCGCATTGTTCTGGAAGGACAGGACTTTCGGCTCGGGATCG
This region includes:
- a CDS encoding amino acid ABC transporter ATP-binding protein, whose amino-acid sequence is MTKAGAAPAPLLAVAGLVARRQGRLVLDHLSFTLAEGQCLVICGPSGCGKTTLLRAISGLDPVDGGTVRLDGQLRNGPGRRGCGRGEVGMVFQGEQLYRHLSLLDNITIAPRLVHGVPRRQAEAEAMGLLRAIGLEDKAARHPGQLSGGERQRGAIARALALSPRLMLFDEPTSALDPSCVREVLGLIRQIREQGQTMVVVTHQTAFARSIADSIVVMERGRILDVGSPEQVLLEPGTATTRQLFSGGLPEVSALDRVRLSGTLTIGIAAEGPNVALESLRCNPVLALLARRQGCTPALRRLDFTTPPLLLRAGLADLLLVRNSSDPAGLVMLPESEGLPPGLALAAAANDTLWLKALGRG